Genomic DNA from Erythrobacter aureus:
CGCCTATGAGTTCGCGCAAGCGGCGGGGATGGACTAGCGACGCGGGCCTGCTAACGACCGCTTCCGAACGTGAACCGGAGACCAGCATGAGCACCGACCTCGAAAACCGCATCACCGCCGCGTGGGATGACCGCGCCAATATCACGCCGCAAAGCGCCGATGTGCGCGAGGCGGTCGAGGCGGCGCTGGCCCTGCTCGACAGCGGAGAGGGCCGCGTGGCCGAGCCCGATGGCAAGGGTGGCTGGACGGTCAATCAGTGGCTCAAAAAGGCCGTTCTGCTGTCCTTCCGGCTCAATGACAACCGCGTGATGGATGGCGGCAGCGCGGGCCACCCGGCCTTCGACAAGGTGCCGAGCAAGTTCGCCGGATGGGACGATGCCCGCTTCCGCCAGGCAGGCTTTCGCGTCGTTCCCGGCGCAATCGCCCGCGAAGGCGCCTATATCGCGCCCGGCTGCGTGCTCATGCCCAGCTTCGTCAATATCGGCGCCTATGTCGGCAAGGGCACGATGGTCGATACCTGGGCCAGCATCGGCAGCTGCGCGCAGATCGGCGAGAATTGCCATATATCGGCAGGGGCCGGGATCGGCGGCGTGCTCGAACCGATGCAGGCCAACCCGACCATCATCGGCGACAACTGCTTCATCGGCGCGCGCAGCGAGATCGTCGAAGGGGTGATTGTCGGTGAAGGCAGCGTTGTGGCCATGGGTGTTTTTATCACCCAGTCGACCAAGATCGTCTACCGCGACACCGGCGAAGTCATTCGCGGCCACATCCCGCCCTATTCGGTGGTGGTGCCCGGCACCATGCCCGGCAAGGATGGCGGCCCCGGCCTTGCCTGCGCGGTGATCGTCAAAACGGTGGATGCGCAAACGCGCGAAAAGACCGGGATCAACGACCTCCTGCGCGACTGAACTTCCGGAACATTCACGCCGCGCGAGCGTAAAGCTCCCAGAAACTGCGGGATCGCAAGATATTCAGGGAGTAGAATCACGTGCACAAAGAAGGCGAAGAAGTCCACGTTACCGGCACCGAGGCGAGCGGCGGCTCGAAGGAGGGCGTGGTGCGCTGGGTGCTGGCAGGCGGGCTGCTGCTCGCGCTTGTCCTGATGTCGATCGTCTGGATCATCCCCGCACTGTCGACCGGCGATGTCGAGGAAGAAGGCACGGTCAGCGGGCAGATATCCTCCATGGAAGATGATGGGGACAGCACCGACAGCATCGTGGGGATCGAAGGCGAGACCGATCTGGGGGACGATCGGGTCGCGGCGCCCGACGGGGATCAGACCAGGATTGAGGACGGGCTCGAAGTTATCGAGAATTGACCGTTTCAAGGAGTGAGGTCGCATGAGCAATCCCAACAGCTTCCAGGCCAACCAATACGTCAAATGGAACTGGGGCGACGGCACCGGTTGCGGCCAGATCAAGGAGCGTTTCGAGCGCGAAGTTACCCGCACCCTGCAAGGTACCGAGGTCACCAAAAGCGGAGACGAAGACAATCCCGCCTATCTCATCCGGCAGGATGATGGCGACGAGGTGCTCAAGCGCGGTAGCGAACTCGAAGCACAGGAGTGAACCATGCCCGACGCCAAGAGCAAGGCCCAACAGCGAGCCGCCGGTGCGGCGCTGTCGGCCAAGCGCGGGCAAACCGATATCGGCGACCTCCAGGGTGCGTCCCGGCAGATGCATGACAGCATGAGCGAAGAAGAGCTGGAGGAAATGGCATCCACCGACCGCTCCGACCTGCCGGAAAACGCGGACGGGGATTGATGGCCCGCCGCATGCGCGACGAATTCTGCAGCAATGACGACGCGCAACCATTCGCCGATGCGCTGGATCGGTTCGACGATCGCGAGCGGGACCCGCTGACGCTCGAAAAGCGATGACCAACAGCCTGCCCGACAACGCGCAGGTCATCAGCGCGACCTTCAATCAGCAATTGCTGATAGGTGCGGCAATGATCGCAGTATGCGTCGTCATTCACGGCATGGGCCTGTTCACGATCCAGCGCATTCTTTCCGGAGAACGGATGACCGAGCGGTTCGAGAAACTGCGCCCCCTATCCGTCACCGGAGCTGGCTTCACGCTGATCGCCGTGTTTGCGATCATCTTCCTTCACTTCGTCGAAATCTGGCTATTCGCGTTCCTCTACGATTACCTCGGCGCACTGCACTCCTTTAGCGAAGCCCTGTATTTCTCCACCATCAGCTACGCCACGATCGGCTATTCCGACGCGTCCATCCATAATGAATGGCGCATGGTCGCGGCCTTGGAAGGCGTGGTCGGCATTATATTGCTGGGCTGGTCGACCGCCTTCTTCGTCCGCATACTCGGCCGCCTTGAAGGCGAGGACGGCAAGCTCCGCTGACGCCTATTCGCCAGCGTCGCGCGGCTCGCCCGCGGCATATTCGAACG
This window encodes:
- the dapD gene encoding 2,3,4,5-tetrahydropyridine-2,6-dicarboxylate N-succinyltransferase translates to MSTDLENRITAAWDDRANITPQSADVREAVEAALALLDSGEGRVAEPDGKGGWTVNQWLKKAVLLSFRLNDNRVMDGGSAGHPAFDKVPSKFAGWDDARFRQAGFRVVPGAIAREGAYIAPGCVLMPSFVNIGAYVGKGTMVDTWASIGSCAQIGENCHISAGAGIGGVLEPMQANPTIIGDNCFIGARSEIVEGVIVGEGSVVAMGVFITQSTKIVYRDTGEVIRGHIPPYSVVVPGTMPGKDGGPGLACAVIVKTVDAQTREKTGINDLLRD
- a CDS encoding DUF2945 domain-containing protein, with the protein product MSNPNSFQANQYVKWNWGDGTGCGQIKERFEREVTRTLQGTEVTKSGDEDNPAYLIRQDDGDEVLKRGSELEAQE
- a CDS encoding DUF3008 family protein — translated: MPDAKSKAQQRAAGAALSAKRGQTDIGDLQGASRQMHDSMSEEELEEMASTDRSDLPENADGD
- a CDS encoding potassium channel family protein, which gives rise to MTNSLPDNAQVISATFNQQLLIGAAMIAVCVVIHGMGLFTIQRILSGERMTERFEKLRPLSVTGAGFTLIAVFAIIFLHFVEIWLFAFLYDYLGALHSFSEALYFSTISYATIGYSDASIHNEWRMVAALEGVVGIILLGWSTAFFVRILGRLEGEDGKLR